One region of Dysidea avara chromosome 1, odDysAvar1.4, whole genome shotgun sequence genomic DNA includes:
- the LOC136247288 gene encoding uncharacterized protein: MWSRFVNTSAVRGCNIPLDVHLEHLNKEIKNIIQGLGANKTKDGLIRCGKALGTISETLMQYDNDNNIAKCSGAHSKLGCQKELEAIIKELRKCRVFEYVDGRKHSTFPKPVSPLCAKPKQDTAAASAVSDTYTYCYCKEDKGGEMVGCDNDDCENGQWFHLSCLNLKNPPCANKWYCANCRQLPQFTWKKQKK; encoded by the exons ATGTGGAGTCGGTTTGTAAATACCTCAGCCGTAAGAGGGTGTAATATTCCCCTTGATGTACATTTAGAACATTTAAACAAAGAGATAAAGAATATCATACAGGGACTTGGTGCCAATAAAACAAAGGATGGATTGATACGCTGTGGCAAAGCACTGGGTACAATAAGTGAAACTTTAATGCAATATGATAATGACAATAATATTGCCAAATGTAGTGGTGCACATAGTAAACTGGGATGTCAGAAGGAACTAGAAGCAATTATAAAGGAACTACGGAAGTGCCGTGTGTTTGAATATGTTGATGGACGAAAGCATTCCACATTTCCCAAACCAGTCAGTCCTTTATGTGCCAAACCTAAACAGGAT ACTGCAGCAGCTTCAGCTGTTAGTGATACTTATACTTACTGCTACTGCAAGGAAGACAAGGGCGGTGAGATGGTTGGATGTGACAATGATGATTGTGAGAATGGTCAATGGTTCCACCTCTCATGCCTTAATCTGAAGAATCCTCCATGTGCCAACAAGTGGTATTGTGCAAACTGTCGTCAGTTACCTCAATTTACATGGAAGAAGCAAAAGAAATAA